In the Bicyclus anynana chromosome 6, ilBicAnyn1.1, whole genome shotgun sequence genome, one interval contains:
- the LOC112046010 gene encoding uncharacterized protein LOC112046010: MEGKWSIVVFLVLCFTWQVKGAVTCAANGRYPDPVDTTCKNYTLCVALTNGSFIGYNYVCPTTSLFNPALAQCTTNYICNVTSSVCTTEGFFEDPSSTTCSTFISCVNVSGTFVQTTYTCPSDTFYNPVTTLCEADYVCTATCTAPGRFANTTDTTCKSYFLCVTANNGTIAQYPYTCPSVSVFSPTTRLCTTSYTCPTS; the protein is encoded by the exons ATGGAGGGAAAGTGGAGTATCGTCGTATTTTTG GTACTATGCTTCACGTGGCAAGTAAAAGGCGCCGTTACCTGTGCAGCAAACGGTCGCTATCCGGATCCAGTTGACACAACCTGCAAGAACTATACCCTCTGCGTCGCTCTCACCAACGGCAGTTTCATCGGCTACAACTACGTGTGCCCCACTACGTCACTGTTTAACCCAGCCTTGGCACAATGTACCACCAACTACATCTGCAACGTTACCAGTTCAGTATGCACTACTGAAGGCTTCTTTGAAGATCCCAGTTCAACAACTTGTTCGACGTTTATATCGTGCGTCAACGTTAGTGGAACATTCGTTCAGACAACATATACTTGCCCATCTGATACATTTTACAATCCAGTCACAACGTTGTGTGAAGCGGATTATGTTTGTACAGCCACTTGCACCGCTCCCGGTAGATTCGCTAATACAACGGATACAACTTGCAAGAGTTATTTCTTGTGCGTCACCGCAAATAATGGGACGATTGCCCAGTATCCGTACACTTGTCCGTCAGTTTCTGTGTTCAGTCCGACAACAAGACTTTGCACTACTTCATATACTTGTCCAACTTCTTAG